The Chitinophaga flava genome has a segment encoding these proteins:
- a CDS encoding helix-turn-helix domain-containing protein → MRPTVKAYKPHPALQDFLSNITIYEADFTQSPGLSNMYRFVPTYQRYIMFYIKDPIRVLRAYDNEFQTKSVSLTVGPLEQSVTLDLGQRHMALGVAFKPGGLFRLLNIPMPEMHEQDFDTRLLLGNEVDEINEQLQENTHDWDLMVRIVESYLLKKLYRLKPSLPVDIVMDNLVAQAGNVTIEQLASDACVSVRQFERKCVERTGMSPKRYARLIRFCKAYHLKEINPDATWTRIAHLSGYYDQMHFIRDFKEFAGITPSFIDDEALSRTVRLHSMIT, encoded by the coding sequence ATGAGGCCAACTGTGAAAGCTTATAAGCCGCACCCTGCATTGCAGGATTTTTTGAGCAACATTACGATCTATGAAGCTGACTTTACCCAGTCACCCGGACTTTCCAATATGTACAGGTTTGTGCCTACGTACCAGCGATACATTATGTTTTATATCAAAGATCCCATCCGGGTACTACGGGCATACGACAATGAATTCCAGACCAAGTCGGTTTCGCTGACCGTGGGGCCGCTCGAACAGTCAGTAACGCTGGATCTGGGGCAGCGTCATATGGCTCTGGGCGTAGCTTTTAAGCCGGGTGGCCTGTTCCGGCTGCTGAATATCCCTATGCCGGAGATGCATGAACAGGATTTTGATACCCGTTTGCTGCTGGGCAATGAAGTGGACGAGATCAATGAGCAGCTGCAGGAAAATACCCATGACTGGGACCTGATGGTGCGTATCGTGGAGTCTTACCTGCTGAAGAAACTATACCGTTTGAAACCCTCCCTGCCGGTAGATATTGTAATGGATAATCTGGTGGCCCAGGCTGGCAATGTCACGATAGAGCAACTGGCCTCCGATGCCTGTGTAAGCGTCCGTCAGTTTGAACGGAAATGTGTGGAGCGTACCGGTATGTCTCCCAAACGCTATGCCCGCCTGATCCGGTTTTGTAAAGCCTATCACCTGAAGGAGATAAATCCTGACGCCACCTGGACCCGTATCGCCCATCTCAGTGGCTATTACGATCAGATGCACTTTATCCGTGACTTTAAAGAGTTTGCCGGTATCACGCCTTCCTTTATTGATGACGAAGCCCTGAGCCGTACAGTGCGCCTGCATAGCATGATTACCTGA
- a CDS encoding GMC oxidoreductase translates to MINLNLKAQTANTYDAIVVGSGITGGWAAKELCEKGLKVLMIERGRQLEHVKDYTTATAAPWEVQHRGVLTNEQKKGHQYLVREKVYTEFNQSYWMNDAENPYTEEKRFDWQRADIVGGRSIMWGRGSLRWSDLDFEANIKEGIGIDWPIRYKDLAPWYSHVEAFAGISGQAEGLPHLPDGVFQPPMEMNCFEKQVKGRLEAAFPERRMTIFRTANLTQAIGDRNKCQYRDRCSRGCPFGAYFSTQSSTLPAAVKTGNLTLLTDSVVNSIIYDEDKGKATGVRVIDKHSKAMTEYYAKVIFLNASALASTFVLLNSTSGRFPQGLGNDSGVLGQYLMDHHFHVGASGTSEDFADKYYYGQRPAGFYIPRFANVEKDKRAYLRGFGYTGYSSRTGWARGIAELGVGGGFKDYLTEPGPWQMGLMGFGECLPYKENTVSLDHSVKDAWGQPVLKINCEFKDNEMQMRKDMASEAVAMLEAAGLKNVRSFDRESYPGMAIHEMGTARMGRDPKTSVLNEWNQVHAVKNVFVTDGACMTSSACQNPSLTYMALTARAADHAVKELKRQAL, encoded by the coding sequence ATGATCAATCTGAATCTGAAGGCCCAGACGGCCAATACGTATGACGCGATAGTAGTAGGTTCCGGTATCACTGGTGGCTGGGCTGCCAAAGAACTCTGTGAAAAAGGACTCAAAGTGCTGATGATAGAAAGAGGGCGGCAGCTGGAACATGTCAAGGATTATACAACGGCCACGGCTGCACCCTGGGAGGTACAGCACCGGGGTGTGCTGACCAACGAACAGAAAAAAGGACACCAGTACCTGGTCCGCGAAAAGGTATATACAGAGTTTAACCAGAGCTACTGGATGAACGACGCGGAAAATCCCTATACAGAAGAAAAACGTTTTGACTGGCAACGGGCGGATATCGTAGGTGGCCGTTCCATCATGTGGGGCAGGGGCTCCCTTCGCTGGAGTGACCTGGATTTTGAAGCCAATATAAAAGAAGGCATCGGTATCGACTGGCCTATACGTTATAAAGACCTGGCGCCCTGGTACAGCCATGTAGAGGCTTTTGCCGGCATCAGCGGGCAGGCGGAAGGGCTGCCTCATCTGCCAGACGGCGTTTTTCAGCCGCCCATGGAAATGAACTGTTTTGAAAAACAGGTGAAAGGCAGGCTGGAAGCCGCTTTCCCGGAGAGGCGCATGACCATCTTCCGCACCGCCAATCTCACGCAGGCTATCGGTGACCGGAACAAATGCCAGTACCGTGACCGCTGCAGCCGGGGATGCCCTTTCGGAGCGTATTTCAGCACACAGTCTTCTACATTGCCGGCAGCTGTCAAAACAGGCAACCTTACCCTGCTCACAGATTCCGTTGTCAATAGTATCATCTATGACGAAGACAAAGGCAAAGCTACCGGCGTAAGGGTGATCGACAAACATAGCAAAGCGATGACGGAATATTACGCCAAAGTCATCTTCCTCAACGCGTCTGCACTGGCCAGCACCTTCGTATTACTCAATTCCACCTCCGGCCGTTTTCCGCAGGGGCTGGGCAACGACAGCGGTGTATTGGGCCAGTACCTGATGGATCACCATTTCCATGTAGGCGCCAGCGGTACCTCAGAAGACTTCGCCGATAAATACTACTACGGCCAGCGCCCCGCTGGTTTTTATATTCCCCGCTTTGCCAACGTAGAAAAAGACAAACGCGCTTACCTGCGCGGCTTCGGCTATACCGGCTACAGCAGCCGTACCGGATGGGCCAGGGGTATCGCCGAACTGGGCGTAGGCGGCGGCTTTAAAGACTACCTGACAGAACCCGGTCCCTGGCAGATGGGACTGATGGGCTTCGGGGAATGCCTGCCTTATAAAGAAAATACCGTGAGCCTCGACCACAGCGTAAAAGACGCCTGGGGCCAGCCTGTGCTGAAAATAAACTGTGAGTTCAAAGACAACGAAATGCAGATGCGCAAGGATATGGCCAGCGAAGCAGTAGCTATGCTGGAAGCGGCAGGACTGAAGAATGTACGTTCCTTCGACAGGGAATCCTATCCGGGTATGGCTATCCATGAAATGGGCACTGCCAGAATGGGCCGCGATCCTAAAACGTCTGTACTTAATGAATGGAACCAGGTACATGCTGTCAAAAATGTGTTCGTGACAGATGGGGCCTGTATGACCTCTTCCGCCTGTCAGAATCCCAGCCTGACATATATGGCGCTTACCGCCAGGGCTGCAGATCATGCTGTAAAGGAACTGAAACGGCAGGCATTGTAA
- a CDS encoding sensor histidine kinase yields MHKGPTDYLYRITQRTWSYIVNVGTSPLMPFIESRRTRLLNLLAIPCIPFMLFFAVLNASQGRYLLAALNLTTSGINVFVLWLHWKRRYLSARLVAIVCSILLYAFTGLFFHNGAEYFLLNILICCILVYDNKWVVAGLSTLVITAFLLIIFMPQYWQLAEPVPQSRVWANVATSLFFIVVALSFFKYIQGDYQREIEKQREALAAMNKDKEKLFSIVAHDIRSPLATLEVLLDMFRKGEYPELEMEEAAGMLHKKIAQLGGSLDNVLRWSSRSMKGIHAQPVNFFLGPLATEVLYFFEMIIQQKKITVDTAIPSDLLLYADRDQVSVILRNFLSNALKFSYTGGQIEVKAIAAGTQVAISITDHGTGMLPTQVLNLFSYRQSPGYGTDGERGTGLGLILCKEFAQQNGGEITVESHVDKGTRFTVFLPMGKPDFTEDD; encoded by the coding sequence ATGCATAAGGGTCCGACTGACTATCTTTACCGAATAACACAACGTACCTGGAGCTACATAGTGAATGTAGGAACAAGCCCGCTGATGCCTTTTATAGAATCAAGACGTACCAGGTTACTCAACCTGCTGGCTATTCCGTGTATCCCGTTTATGTTGTTCTTTGCCGTCCTGAATGCCAGTCAGGGCCGGTATCTTCTTGCGGCCCTTAATTTGACCACCAGCGGGATTAATGTTTTTGTATTATGGCTGCACTGGAAACGACGTTATCTCAGCGCCCGGCTGGTAGCTATTGTATGCAGCATTCTGTTGTACGCTTTCACCGGCCTGTTTTTTCATAATGGCGCAGAATACTTCCTGCTCAATATCCTGATCTGTTGTATACTGGTGTATGACAACAAATGGGTGGTAGCAGGACTCAGCACACTGGTCATCACAGCCTTCCTGCTGATTATTTTTATGCCGCAATATTGGCAGCTGGCGGAGCCTGTCCCGCAAAGCAGGGTATGGGCCAATGTGGCCACTTCGCTTTTCTTTATTGTGGTGGCGCTGAGCTTTTTTAAGTATATCCAGGGTGATTACCAGCGGGAGATTGAAAAACAGCGGGAGGCGCTGGCAGCCATGAACAAGGACAAAGAGAAACTTTTTTCTATTGTGGCACATGATATCCGTAGTCCGTTGGCCACGCTGGAAGTACTACTGGACATGTTCCGCAAAGGAGAATATCCGGAATTGGAAATGGAAGAAGCGGCGGGCATGTTGCATAAAAAGATAGCGCAGCTGGGAGGGTCATTGGATAATGTCCTGCGCTGGAGTTCCCGCAGTATGAAAGGTATTCACGCGCAGCCCGTGAACTTTTTTCTGGGGCCGCTGGCCACCGAAGTGCTTTATTTCTTCGAGATGATCATCCAGCAAAAAAAAATCACAGTAGACACGGCTATCCCTTCAGATCTCTTGTTGTACGCCGATAGGGACCAGGTGTCCGTTATCCTGCGCAATTTCCTGAGCAACGCGCTCAAATTCAGTTATACAGGAGGTCAGATAGAAGTGAAAGCCATTGCAGCCGGTACACAGGTGGCCATCAGTATTACCGACCATGGCACGGGCATGTTGCCTACGCAGGTGTTAAACCTCTTTTCCTATCGTCAGAGCCCCGGCTACGGTACAGATGGAGAGCGGGGTACCGGGCTGGGGCTGATACTGTGTAAGGAGTTTGCCCAGCAAAATGGCGGCGAAATCACCGTGGAAAGCCACGTCGATAAAGGGACCCGCTTTACCGTATTTCTACCCATGGGCAAGCCCGATTTCACTGAGGACGACTGA
- a CDS encoding winged helix-turn-helix transcriptional regulator: MYEKKIPKEFTCGMAVLMEIIGGKWKSYLIYLIKNGVRRPAELQRAMPSASRRVLDLQLRELEFHGIIRRVIYPEMPPKVEYYLTSFGESMLPVVASMEEWGLKYMDTFKTLMEEKKEALPETGKGVIKQIKTGKVFDLPTAANQ, translated from the coding sequence ATGTACGAAAAGAAAATACCTAAAGAATTCACCTGTGGCATGGCTGTATTGATGGAAATCATTGGTGGCAAGTGGAAATCGTATCTGATATATCTGATCAAAAACGGGGTTAGAAGGCCCGCAGAACTCCAGCGGGCAATGCCTTCCGCCAGCCGCCGTGTGCTGGACCTGCAGCTGCGTGAACTGGAGTTTCATGGCATTATCAGGAGGGTGATCTATCCGGAAATGCCGCCCAAAGTAGAATATTACCTGACTTCATTCGGTGAGTCTATGTTGCCGGTGGTGGCCTCTATGGAGGAATGGGGACTGAAGTATATGGATACTTTCAAAACGCTGATGGAAGAAAAGAAGGAGGCTTTGCCTGAAACAGGAAAAGGGGTGATCAAACAAATAAAAACAGGTAAAGTGTTCGATTTACCGACAGCTGCCAACCAGTAA